In the genome of Cellvibrio sp. KY-YJ-3, one region contains:
- the tatB gene encoding Sec-independent protein translocase protein TatB — translation MFDIGFTELVVCLVVALVVIGPEQLPGTVRTVGLWIGRLKRSLRETRSEIERQIGADDIRRQLHNEEILQNIEATRRQFQNSIDESANAIQSSLNEADKVDEQARRERSGQYGPPDELPDHAHTAEAVTNTPSAVVEAKTTPATDIATKPASAAGTDPKSV, via the coding sequence GTGTTTGATATAGGTTTTACCGAGCTTGTTGTATGTTTGGTGGTTGCACTGGTGGTAATAGGGCCAGAGCAACTGCCCGGCACTGTGCGCACTGTTGGCCTGTGGATTGGCCGACTCAAACGCAGCCTACGCGAAACCCGCAGCGAAATTGAGCGGCAAATCGGCGCGGATGACATTCGCCGCCAGTTGCACAATGAAGAGATTCTGCAAAACATTGAAGCCACGCGCCGGCAGTTTCAAAACTCTATCGACGAATCGGCCAACGCCATCCAATCCAGCTTGAATGAGGCGGATAAGGTTGACGAGCAAGCGCGCCGTGAACGCAGCGGCCAGTACGGCCCACCCGATGAGCTACCGGATCACGCCCACACGGCTGAAGCGGTAACTAATACGCCATCGGCAGTAGTGGAAGCCAAAACTACGCCCGCAACCGACATAGCCACCAAGCCTGCCAGTGCTGCGGGCACAGATCCTAAATCCGTATGA
- a CDS encoding CYTH domain-containing protein → MAIEIERKFLVVGDAWREAPAVFYSQGYLSSDKARTVRVRIAGEQAFLTIKGVTQGMSRAEFEYEIPLADARELLLMCEQPLIEKYRRKITYAGFVWEVDEFLGENQGLVVAEIELPSENTSFTNPEWVGEEVTADLRYFNSNLVRLPFKQW, encoded by the coding sequence ATGGCAATTGAAATTGAACGCAAGTTTTTAGTAGTGGGTGATGCATGGCGTGAGGCACCCGCCGTGTTTTACAGCCAGGGATATCTCTCTAGTGATAAAGCGCGCACGGTGCGGGTGCGTATCGCTGGCGAGCAGGCATTTCTCACGATTAAAGGTGTAACACAAGGTATGAGCCGGGCGGAGTTTGAATATGAGATTCCGCTGGCAGATGCACGCGAGTTGCTGCTCATGTGCGAGCAACCCTTGATTGAAAAATATCGTCGCAAAATTACCTATGCGGGTTTTGTGTGGGAGGTCGATGAATTCCTCGGCGAGAATCAGGGCTTGGTGGTGGCAGAGATAGAGTTGCCCTCAGAGAACACATCGTTTACTAATCCTGAGTGGGTAGGTGAAGAGGTAACTGCAGACCTACGCTACTTCAATTCGAATTTGGTGCGGTTACCGTTTAAGCAATGGTAA
- a CDS encoding DUF2061 domain-containing protein yields MAKTATFAAVHFTVAFSVGYALTGSVLIGGTMALVEPAINTVAFYFHELGWKKFAEHKAVIAEAMAQRVM; encoded by the coding sequence ATGGCCAAGACAGCAACATTCGCTGCCGTTCACTTTACCGTCGCTTTTTCTGTTGGCTACGCCCTCACCGGCAGTGTATTGATTGGCGGCACTATGGCGCTGGTGGAGCCGGCGATCAACACCGTGGCCTTCTACTTTCATGAATTGGGGTGGAAAAAGTTTGCCGAGCACAAAGCTGTTATTGCCGAAGCCATGGCCCAACGGGTGATGTAA
- the tatC gene encoding twin-arginine translocase subunit TatC has product MNPSLNDKEQPLVQHLIELRTRLLHVVYFLLAVFVCLFPFATDIYGIVSAPLIAVLPEGSNMIATDVISPFLTPLKLTFYLALLLAVPFILYQVWAFIAPGLYQHEKQLAAPLLVSSVLLFFTGMAFAYFLVLPMLFNFTMGIQLEGVSAMTDITKYLDLVLHMFFAFGFAFEIPVATVLLIHAGVVTPEGLAEKRRYIIVGCFVVGMLLTPPDVFSQAMLAIPMWMLFEAGLFFGRQIKKRSQAREAADNPPD; this is encoded by the coding sequence ATGAATCCATCCTTGAACGACAAAGAACAGCCGCTGGTGCAGCACCTGATTGAACTGCGCACCCGCTTGCTGCATGTGGTTTATTTTTTACTGGCCGTGTTTGTGTGCCTGTTTCCCTTCGCGACAGATATCTACGGGATTGTCTCTGCCCCTTTGATTGCTGTTTTGCCCGAAGGCAGCAATATGATCGCGACCGATGTTATCTCGCCCTTTTTAACACCGCTGAAACTCACCTTTTATTTGGCACTGCTATTGGCGGTGCCCTTTATTCTGTATCAAGTGTGGGCGTTTATTGCACCGGGGCTGTACCAGCACGAGAAACAATTGGCTGCACCGCTGTTGGTCTCCAGCGTGCTGTTATTTTTTACCGGTATGGCGTTTGCGTACTTTCTGGTCTTGCCCATGCTGTTCAACTTCACCATGGGTATACAGCTGGAAGGCGTGAGCGCCATGACTGACATCACCAAATATCTGGATTTGGTGCTGCATATGTTTTTTGCGTTTGGTTTCGCCTTTGAGATACCCGTCGCGACTGTGTTGCTTATTCATGCCGGAGTCGTGACGCCAGAAGGCCTTGCCGAGAAGCGACGCTATATCATTGTCGGCTGTTTTGTCGTGGGAATGTTGCTCACCCCACCGGATGTTTTCTCCCAGGCCATGCTGGCCATCCCTATGTGGATGCTATTTGAGGCGGGATTATTCTTTGGCCGCCAAATCAAGAAACGCAGTCAGGCACGTGAAGCAGCGGACAATCCGCCAGACTAA